GTGTGGTAGGACTGGTCGGAGGCGCCATAGCTGTCATCATCTATCTCGCCTGGTATTCCCGAAAGGTCAAGGCGAATCCCGAATTCTCCTATGCCTGGGAGGATCATGACGCGTTTGCGGCGCAGTGGTCCCTGGGTGATGATGGTGTCGAGATGACGTTTGATTGGCGTCGTAAGGTCATCCTCGTTCTCTTTGCAGCGGCCTTCCCCATCATGGTGTGGGGAGTTATAGCTCGAGGATGGTGGTTCCCGGCGATGGCATCATCGTTCCTCGCCATTGCCATTATCATCATGTTCATTGCCGCAACGGGGCCCAACAAGCTCAGTGAGAAAAAACTTGTTGATGCGTTCTCTGCCGGGTCGTCGAGTCTGGTGGCTGTCTCCCTGATCATCGGGTTGGCGCGTGGAATTAATCACATTCTCAATGAAGGATTGATTTCTGACACTCTGTTGTACGAGTCAGCCAAGGTCGTTTCTCACGTCAACGGTCCGGTGTTCGTGCTGTCCCTCCTCATCGTGTTCTTCCTGCTCGGCTTCATCGTCCCCTCATCGTCCGGGCTGGCGGTCTTGGCCCTGCCGATCATGGCTCCCCTTGGCGACGCTGCGGGGGTCTCGCGCGCCACAGTACTGTGTGCCTACCAGTGGGGTCAGTACGCAATGTTGTTCTTGGCACCCACCGGGTTGGTGATGGCAACTTTGCAGATGTTGGACATCGAGTACTCACACTGGCTGAAGTTCGTGTGGCCAATGGTGTTGTTCGTACTGGTGTACGGCGGGATCCTGCTCGTGCTGCAAACGGTGGTGTGAGGAAGGACTGGCCTCATGGCTGGGCAGATGACGTAGAGTATGTGCGCCATGCCCGAGAACACCATGTCCAACAGCACCGAGGCCCCGACCTATCGGGTCGTCACCTACGGGTGTCAGATGAATGTCCATGACTCCGAGCGTATTGCCGGCCTCCTCGAGGAGGCCGGCTACGTTCCCGACCCCAGAACCGACAGCTTGGCGCCTGCTGACGTCGTCGTGTTCAACACCTGCGCGGTTCGGGAGAACGCCGACAATCGTCTCTACGGCACCCTTGGCCACATGGCCTCGGTGAAGTCGGCCCATCCCGGGATGCAGTTGGCCGTCGGTGGCTGTATGGCCCAGAAGGACAAGGACACCGTCGTCGCCAGGGCACCGTGGGTTGATGTCGTCTTCGGCACCCACAATGTCGGTTCCTTGCCGGCTCTGCTCAAGCGGGCTCGTCACAATGCCACGGCTCAGGTGGAGATCGAGGAATCCTTGGTCACCTTCCCGTCGAACCTGCCAACGCGACGCGACTCGGCATATTCGGCCTGGGTGTCCATCTCAGTGGGATGTAACAACACCTGCACCTTCTGTATCGTTCCCCAATTGCGTGGCAAGGAAACGGACCGACGCCCCGGCGAGATCCTCTCGGAGATTCGAGCCCTCGTCGACGAAGGTGTTCAGGAGATCACCCTGCTCGGTCAGAACGTCAACTCTTACGGGGTTCAGTTCGGTGATCGTGGCGCTTTTGCCAAGCTCCTGCGTGCGTGCGGCCAGATCGACGGCCTGGAAAGGGTGCGGTTCACCTCTCCCCACCCGGCCGCCTTCACCGATGACGTCATCGAGGCGATGGCCGAGACCCCCAACGTCATGCCCAGTCTGCACATGCCCTTGCAGTCCGGGTCTGACGATGTGCTGCGTCGCATGCGTCGGTCGTACCGGTCCAAGAAGTTCCTCGGCATCCTCGACCGGGTGCGTGAGGCCATTCCGGATGCCGCCATCACCACCGACATCATCGTTGGTTTCCCAGGGGAGACCGACGAGGATTTCGATGAGACCATGCGCGTCGTCGAGGAGTCGAGGTTCGCCGCGGCCTTCACCTTCCAGTACTCCATCCGTCCCAACACCCCGGCCGGAGTCATGGCGAACCAGGTTCCCAAGCCGATCGTCCAGGAACGTTACGAGCGCCTTGTTGACCTCGTGGACGACATCGCATGGCAGGAGAACAAGGCCCAGGTCGGTCGCACCGTCGAAGTGATGTTTGCCGAGGGGGAGGGGCGCAAGGATGAGGCCACTCACCGCGTCACCGGAAGGGCTCGGGACAATCGATTGGTTCACGTCAGTCTGGCCGAGGGCGACGAGGTTCCGCGTCCCGGTGACGTGGGCGAGGTCGTCATCACTTCTGGCCATCCCCATCATCTAGTCGCCGATGGTGGTTTGGTGAGTTTGCGTCGTACTCGAGGTGGAGATGCGTGGCAGATTCGCGAGGAATCCTGCACTCAGCCTGATGTCACCATGCTCGGTATTCCGTCGATCGGTGCGCCACGCAACTGACCGGTCAACTGGGCCGTGTGAGGTATCCGGTCATGCCCACCCGGCGCCCTGGCGACCTCAGCCGGCACCGTGTGTGCACATGCAACGAGGGGTGGTGCCCCGCAGAGCACCACCCCTCGTCTCGCAGCTCATCGGTTCCCATCCGGAACCGGTCCTCTCAGAGGACCGGCTGCGTCATGTCTAGGACGACTCACAGGTCGCCAAGCTTGTCCTTGAGGGCCTCCTGGCCCTTGTCGACCTGATCGGAGAACTTGCCGCCGGTCTTGTCACTGACAGCGTCCCCAGCCTTGTCGATGGCCTCCTCGGCCTTGTCGCTGTGCTGGCTGACCTGATCCTTGATGTCGTCCTGGTGGTCGTTGATGGCGTCCTTCGCCTTGTCGAAGAGTCCCATGTGATCTCCTTTCGGGAGGTTTCCCCCTCTCGGGGATGACCTCTCCAGGCTACACACGGGGTGGGCCATCGGTGTGAGGTTTTTCGCTCTACGCGTTGATCCCGGAATGTCGTACCAGTGCGCAAGGATGGGGACGTGGATCTGCCGGTCATCTGTCTTCTCGGGCCCACCGCCAGCGGCAAATCAGGGCTGGCGGTGCGCATGTGTGTACGTTTGGGCCGCGAGGGACACCCCGCCGAGATCATCAATACCGACTCGATGGTGGTGTACCGGGGGATGGACATCGGTACCGCCACCCCCACGTTGTCCGAGCAACGCGCCGTGAAACATCACCTGGTGTCGATCCGCGACGTCACCGAGCCGTTCTCGATCGTCGGTATGCAAACCTTGGCCCGCCAAGCCACGGACGATTGTTTGTCGCGTGGTGTCATTCCGGTGTTGGTCGGCGGTTCGGCCCTCTACACCAAGGCCGTCATCGACGAGATGGCCGTTCCTCCCACTGACCCGAAGGTGCGAGCGAGGTGGCAGAAGCGATTGGATGCCGAGGGCCCCGAGGCATTGCATGAAGAACTCGCGCGACGAGATCCCAGGGCGGCCGAGTCGATCCTGCCGGGAAATGGTCGCAGAATCGTGCGGGCTCTCGAGGTCATCGAGCTCACCGGGTCCTTCGCTGCGACCATTCCAGACGGCACCTACCATTGGCCCGCCACGGTGCAAATTGGCCTGGAACTTCCTCGCGAGGACATGGATCGACGGATTGAACAACGGGTTGACCAGATGTGGGATGACGGGCTGGTCGACGAGGTCCGTGCCTTGGATGATGTCGGATTGCGCGACGGACTCACGGCACGTCGGGCGTTGGGATACCGACAGGTCCTCGAGTTCCTCGACGGTGACTATGACGAGGACGAGGCTCGTCGTCGCACTGTGACCGCGACCCGACGCTTCGCCCGCAAACAGCTCATGTGGTATCGCCGGGACGAGCGGATTGAGTGGTTCAATGCCCTTGACCCCGATCTCGATGACAAGGTCGTGACGCGGGTGTTGACCGCCCTGTCCGGTGACGAGGAGGATTGACGACATGACGACGACGTTCTGGAAGGGCCACGGCACCGGCAATGACTTCGTCATCGTCGATCGCCCCGAACCCCTCACCTCGGGACAGGTGCGCTGGCTGTGCCACCGTCGATTCGGTATCGGCGCTGACGGTACCCTGCAGGCTCTGCGGGCCGGCGACGTCGCGGATTGGGACGGCGACCCGGACCTGTGGTTCATGGACTACCGCAACGCTGACGGCACCATTGCCGAGATGTGCGGCAACGGGCTGCGGGTGTTCGCCCGCCACCTGGCCCAGACAGGTCGCATCACAGGCGGGGAAGCCGATGTTGCGACTCGCGCCGGTGTGCGCCATGTCAGCCTCCATGACAACGGCGATGTGTCGGTGACGATGGGGACCGTTCATGTCACCGACAACGATGTCACCATCGAGCATCAGGGCATGTGGTGGCCGGCACACAAGGTCGACGTCGGTAATCCGCACGCTGTCGTCGTGACCGACCACACCACCGTCGCGGCGCTCAACCTCGACGAATCTCCTACCTGGCGTCCACGCTCGGCCTTCCCCGAAGGGGTCAACGTCGAATTCGTCGAGCAGCTCGACGGCCATACGGTCTCGATGAGGGTCCATGAGCGTGGATCGGGAGAGACGATGTCGTGCGGCACCGGAACCGTCGCCGTGGCAGCGACAATGGCCACCCGTACCGGTCGCCGTGGCCCCTGGACGGTTCATGTGCCCGGCGGCCATGTCATCGTCACCCTCAGCCCTGGTGACGACGGCTATGACGCCGTGCTGACAGGCCCCGCAGTGATCCTCGCAACTGGAGAGGTCACCCTTCCCGAGGACTGAGGAACAACACAGGTGATGAACCCGTTGGCCTGTCGGTTCCTCCTCCTACACTTGGCGCGGTGACCTCGCAGCACGAGGTATCGCGACAGCAGACAGTGGGTCAACAGGACGGGGACCGGGTGAGCGACACCGCACGATTCGACGACGAGCGCGGGGATGCGCCCGGATTCGTTGAGGATTTCAGCGACGACCAGAACGACTACGACGGTGACCAGTTCGACCTGGATGCCCGGTTGTCCCTGACCCGTGTGCCAGGCATGTCGACCGACCTGTCCGACATCTCGGAGGTGGAGTATCGACAGCTCAGACTCGAACGGGTTGTGCTCTGTTCGGTGTGGACCCAGGGGTCGGCTGCTGATGCCGAGAACGCCATGGCTGAGCTCAAGGCGCTGGCCGAGACAGCGGGTTCACAGGTCCTCGAGGCCGTCATGCAGCGGAGGACGACACCCGATCCAGCCACCTACATCGGCTCTGGCAAGGTGGCGGAGCTGGCCGAGGTGGTTCGGGCCACCGGGGCCGACACGGTCATTTGTGATGGTGAACTCGACGCCGCCCAACTTCGTAACCTCGAGGATCGCGTCAAGGTCAAGGTGGTCGACCGGACAGCGTTGATCCTCGACATCTTTGCCCAGCACGCTCGTAGTGTGGAGGGTCGTACCCAGGTCGAATTGGCCCAACTCAACTATCTCAAGCAGAGGCTGCGTGGCTGGGGTGGAAACCTCTCTCGGCAGACGGGTGGCCGAGCGGCTGGTGGCGCCGGTATCGGTGGCCGTGGCCCCGGTGAGACCCGGATCGAGACCGACAGACGTCGCATCGGTCATCGCATCGCCGTGCTGCGCCGTCGTCTCAAGCACATTGAGTCCACCCGTGCCGCCAAGCGGGCTGACCGTCTTCGCAACGAGGTGCCCTCCGTCGCCATCGTTGGGTACACCAACGCGGGGAAGTCCTCCCTGCTCAACCGGCTGACCCGTGCCGGGGTACTCGTCGAGAATGCCCTCTTCGCCACCCTTGACCCGACCACCCGGCGTACCACGACGTCGGATGGTCGCGTCTACACCCTCACCGACACGGTTGGATTTGTGCGCCACCTTCCCCACGACCTTGTCGAGGCGTTCGCATCCACCCTCGAGGAGACCGCAATGGCAGACGTTCTGGTGCACGTCGTCGATGCCGCTGACCCCGACCCCGCTGGGCAGGTTGATGCGGTGCGTGGTGTCTTGGCGGGAATCGGTGCCAGCGACATTCCTGAGATTCTGGTGCTCAACAAGATCGACCGTCTTGACGACGACACCATCGTGACGTTGCGGTCGATCTTCCCCGGAGCCCATCTCGTCTCCGCTCATACGGGGGAGGGGATCGATGACCTCGTCGAGGCCATCGAGGGGGCGTTGCCGGTGCCGTCCCGCAAGGTTGACGTCGTCGTGCCGTATGCGCGCGGGGATCTCATGGACAAGATTCACCACCATGGGACGATCGAACTCCTCGATCACACCGCCGATGGCACCCATGTCATTGCCCATCTTCATCCTGCCCTGAGCGCCGAGATCGAGGAGGCATGTCATGGCGCGTGAGTCTGGCGGGACCAGTTCCATGTGCCACGACCTCCTCGCCACCGCGGTGTCGCAGATGGGAGGCCAGGAAAGAGCCGGTCAGGTGAGGATGGTCGAGGCCGTCGATCAGGCGATGCGTGAGAAACTGCACCTCTTGGTCCAGGCGGGCACCGGGACGGGAAAATCCCTGGGCTACCTGGTGCCAGCCTTGATCCAGTGCGTCGAGGAGGGGGCGCAGGTCATCGTCGCCACCGCTACTCTCGCACTGCAGACCCAGTTGGCCCACAAGGACATTCCGGCAGTTCTCGATGCCTCGGAGAAGGTCTTGTCCCGCCGGCCGACGGTGGCTGTGCTCAAGGGGCGCAACAACCACATCTGTCTGCACAAGGTTCGCGGCGGTGTGACGGGGGTCAGGGGTCAGGACGCCTTGGTCCCTGGCGCCGATCTCGCGGCGCAGGCCGAGGGGATCGAGGAGGCTGGGACGGCGCCAGCTTCTGCCTTGGGCGCCGAGGTCGTCATGCTGCGTGAATGGGCCGAGAAACAGGTTGAGGAGTCAGGGCTGGGTGATCGTGACGACGCCCCGCCACACACTCCCTTGGCGTGGGCCCAGGTGAGTGTGCCAGCCAACGAATGTCTCGGGGCCCAGCGGTGTCCCTTCAGCAGCGAGTGTCTGTCCGAAGCGGCTCGCGAGAAGGCCCGAAACGCCGACCTTGTCGTCACCAATCACGCCTTGCTCGCCATCGATGCGCTCAACGGCAACACCGTGTTGCCCGAGCACGACGCCGTCATCATCGACGAGGCCCACGAGTTGGTGGACCGATTCACGAGGGCCGCTTCCAAGGATCTGTCCGTTTCCGTCGTGACGACGACCTCGAAGCGGGCTGCAGCATGGCTTGACGACGACGTGGCCGCTGATTTGCTCGATCAAGCAGACGTGCTGGCCAGGGCCTTGGATGCGACAGCACCGGGGCAGGTCACCCAGCCCGACGCCCAGGTGATACAGGCGTGCACGGTGTTGCGGGATCTGGTCAGGCAAGCCGTGAGTCAGCTGGGTCGACGCGACGAGGACTCCTCAGAATCCGTCGACGCCGAAAGGGTGCAGGCCCAGGCAGCCATGCGCGAGGTCTTCGAGACCGTTGATCGCATGGTGTCGATGGCAGCCGCTGACGTGGTGTGGGTCTCGGAATCGGAGAAGGGGTACCGCAGTATCCACGTTGCCCCCTTGAGTGTGGCAGGCCTGCTGCGTGAGAACGTCTTCACACAGGCCACGACGATCCTGACCTCGGCCACCTTGTGCATCGGCGGTAATTTCCTGGCCACGGCGCGCAACGTCGGGCTGTCGCCACGTGAGCAGATCGAGGGGGATGCGCCGGAGATTCTCGACACCCAGATGGGGTGGCGAGGAGTCGATGTCGGTTCACCGTTCGACTACGCGAAGCAGGGGATTCTCTATGTCGGTAAGTCGTTGCCACGCCCGGGCCGAGATGGCATCGCGGCAGAAGTTCTCGACGATCTTGCTGAGCTGATCTGGGCCGCTGGCGGACGTACCCTCGGGCTGTTCTCCTCACAGCGCAATGCGGTGGCTGCCGCTGAGCACATGCGCAAGGTCATGCCGGACATTCCGGTGTTGTGTCAGGGCGAGGGGCATCTGGCCGATCTCACCCGTCGGTTCACGGCTGATCCGCGGACCTGTCTGTTCGGAACCTTGTCCCTGTGGCAGGGGGTGGACGTTCCCGGAGACACGTGTCGGTTGGTCGTCATCGACCGGATTCCCTTCCCACGTCCGGATGATCCGCTCATGGCGGCACGGAGCAAGGCCGTCCAGGATGCTGGCGGT
The genomic region above belongs to Cutibacterium equinum and contains:
- a CDS encoding YfcC family protein, yielding MSSNNASATRHRLRVPSAFTILFILTVLAVVCTWLVPAGSYSKMSYSADSQQLVVVEPDGTTTNHAATQETLDTYGVAMKISEFTTGSITGSVSVPGTYQRLSSHPAGVGDITNGMVTGTIEAVDIIVFILVLGGLIGVVRASGAFEAGLGRLASRSKGKEFLLVLFVSLFMIVGGTTCGLEEEAVAFYPILAPVFIAMGYDSLVVVGSIFLAGSIGTCFSTINPFSSAIGANAAGIRLTEGMPWRVVGLVGGAIAVIIYLAWYSRKVKANPEFSYAWEDHDAFAAQWSLGDDGVEMTFDWRRKVILVLFAAAFPIMVWGVIARGWWFPAMASSFLAIAIIIMFIAATGPNKLSEKKLVDAFSAGSSSLVAVSLIIGLARGINHILNEGLISDTLLYESAKVVSHVNGPVFVLSLLIVFFLLGFIVPSSSGLAVLALPIMAPLGDAAGVSRATVLCAYQWGQYAMLFLAPTGLVMATLQMLDIEYSHWLKFVWPMVLFVLVYGGILLVLQTVV
- the miaB gene encoding tRNA (N6-isopentenyl adenosine(37)-C2)-methylthiotransferase MiaB, with the translated sequence MCAMPENTMSNSTEAPTYRVVTYGCQMNVHDSERIAGLLEEAGYVPDPRTDSLAPADVVVFNTCAVRENADNRLYGTLGHMASVKSAHPGMQLAVGGCMAQKDKDTVVARAPWVDVVFGTHNVGSLPALLKRARHNATAQVEIEESLVTFPSNLPTRRDSAYSAWVSISVGCNNTCTFCIVPQLRGKETDRRPGEILSEIRALVDEGVQEITLLGQNVNSYGVQFGDRGAFAKLLRACGQIDGLERVRFTSPHPAAFTDDVIEAMAETPNVMPSLHMPLQSGSDDVLRRMRRSYRSKKFLGILDRVREAIPDAAITTDIIVGFPGETDEDFDETMRVVEESRFAAAFTFQYSIRPNTPAGVMANQVPKPIVQERYERLVDLVDDIAWQENKAQVGRTVEVMFAEGEGRKDEATHRVTGRARDNRLVHVSLAEGDEVPRPGDVGEVVITSGHPHHLVADGGLVSLRRTRGGDAWQIREESCTQPDVTMLGIPSIGAPRN
- a CDS encoding antitoxin, with product MGLFDKAKDAINDHQDDIKDQVSQHSDKAEEAIDKAGDAVSDKTGGKFSDQVDKGQEALKDKLGDL
- the miaA gene encoding tRNA (adenosine(37)-N6)-dimethylallyltransferase MiaA → MCVRLGREGHPAEIINTDSMVVYRGMDIGTATPTLSEQRAVKHHLVSIRDVTEPFSIVGMQTLARQATDDCLSRGVIPVLVGGSALYTKAVIDEMAVPPTDPKVRARWQKRLDAEGPEALHEELARRDPRAAESILPGNGRRIVRALEVIELTGSFAATIPDGTYHWPATVQIGLELPREDMDRRIEQRVDQMWDDGLVDEVRALDDVGLRDGLTARRALGYRQVLEFLDGDYDEDEARRRTVTATRRFARKQLMWYRRDERIEWFNALDPDLDDKVVTRVLTALSGDEED
- the dapF gene encoding diaminopimelate epimerase, with translation MTTTFWKGHGTGNDFVIVDRPEPLTSGQVRWLCHRRFGIGADGTLQALRAGDVADWDGDPDLWFMDYRNADGTIAEMCGNGLRVFARHLAQTGRITGGEADVATRAGVRHVSLHDNGDVSVTMGTVHVTDNDVTIEHQGMWWPAHKVDVGNPHAVVVTDHTTVAALNLDESPTWRPRSAFPEGVNVEFVEQLDGHTVSMRVHERGSGETMSCGTGTVAVAATMATRTGRRGPWTVHVPGGHVIVTLSPGDDGYDAVLTGPAVILATGEVTLPED
- the hflX gene encoding GTPase HflX produces the protein MSDTARFDDERGDAPGFVEDFSDDQNDYDGDQFDLDARLSLTRVPGMSTDLSDISEVEYRQLRLERVVLCSVWTQGSAADAENAMAELKALAETAGSQVLEAVMQRRTTPDPATYIGSGKVAELAEVVRATGADTVICDGELDAAQLRNLEDRVKVKVVDRTALILDIFAQHARSVEGRTQVELAQLNYLKQRLRGWGGNLSRQTGGRAAGGAGIGGRGPGETRIETDRRRIGHRIAVLRRRLKHIESTRAAKRADRLRNEVPSVAIVGYTNAGKSSLLNRLTRAGVLVENALFATLDPTTRRTTTSDGRVYTLTDTVGFVRHLPHDLVEAFASTLEETAMADVLVHVVDAADPDPAGQVDAVRGVLAGIGASDIPEILVLNKIDRLDDDTIVTLRSIFPGAHLVSAHTGEGIDDLVEAIEGALPVPSRKVDVVVPYARGDLMDKIHHHGTIELLDHTADGTHVIAHLHPALSAEIEEACHGA
- a CDS encoding ATP-dependent DNA helicase; protein product: MARESGGTSSMCHDLLATAVSQMGGQERAGQVRMVEAVDQAMREKLHLLVQAGTGTGKSLGYLVPALIQCVEEGAQVIVATATLALQTQLAHKDIPAVLDASEKVLSRRPTVAVLKGRNNHICLHKVRGGVTGVRGQDALVPGADLAAQAEGIEEAGTAPASALGAEVVMLREWAEKQVEESGLGDRDDAPPHTPLAWAQVSVPANECLGAQRCPFSSECLSEAAREKARNADLVVTNHALLAIDALNGNTVLPEHDAVIIDEAHELVDRFTRAASKDLSVSVVTTTSKRAAAWLDDDVAADLLDQADVLARALDATAPGQVTQPDAQVIQACTVLRDLVRQAVSQLGRRDEDSSESVDAERVQAQAAMREVFETVDRMVSMAAADVVWVSESEKGYRSIHVAPLSVAGLLRENVFTQATTILTSATLCIGGNFLATARNVGLSPREQIEGDAPEILDTQMGWRGVDVGSPFDYAKQGILYVGKSLPRPGRDGIAAEVLDDLAELIWAAGGRTLGLFSSQRNAVAAAEHMRKVMPDIPVLCQGEGHLADLTRRFTADPRTCLFGTLSLWQGVDVPGDTCRLVVIDRIPFPRPDDPLMAARSKAVQDAGGNGFMTVSAGHAALLLAQGAGRLIRRSDDRGVVAVLDPRLATARYSNFLRASMPPFWTTTDREMAVGALRRLGE